In one Amaranthus tricolor cultivar Red isolate AtriRed21 chromosome 8, ASM2621246v1, whole genome shotgun sequence genomic region, the following are encoded:
- the LOC130821200 gene encoding CSC1-like protein At4g35870 — protein MATISPSPPPPSFDDFTWYGNIQYLLNISAIGALSCLGIFLLVKLRSDHRRIPGPFSLFSKLLAVWHATAKEIALHCGADAAQFLVIEGGTFATLSATSLIALCAVLLNIYGGSAVMDDVFTKTTITHITKGSFFLWVHFVFMVGIVYLVHKGVFKIEEWLKFTRFRDGFGNPSDPSAISSAIYTIMVQGVPKSLANDKTPFEEYFQYKYPGKVFKVIVPMDLSKLDDLVEDLVKVRDEISKLVAKMDASFVYDDGEDGGYLGDYSEGGNGVWGKVRQLWGQVCDRFNLTDEKRLRRLQELRADLEMQVAEYKEGRGQGAGVAFVIFKDVYTANKAVQDLRVEKRMRIGRFFSLTELQLERNQWRVERAPLATDIYWNHLGSTKLSLKLRRVFVNTLLLLMLLFFSSPLAVITALHSAGRIINAQAMDSAQSWFSWLQSSSWIAAIVFQFLPNVLVFVSMYILIPAALSYLSKFEKHLTVSGEQRAALIKMVCFFLVNLIVLRGLVESSLESTILSMGRCYLDGEDCKRIEQYMSASFLAKSCVSSLAFLITCTFLGISFDLLAPIPWIKRNLQKFRKNDMLQLVPEQTEDFPLESEGFDTLRRPLISEEAFEPAIRNGGRLNVIDLQGHDLSEYPVSRASPVPKQKFDFALYYAFNLTIFALTMIYSSFAPLVVPVGAVYFGYRYMVDKYNFLFVYRVRGFPAGNDGKLMDIVLSIMRFCVDLYLISMLIFFSIHGDLLKLQAIFTLGVLVIYKLLPSGSDGFQPAILQGVQTVDRVFEGPIDYEVFSQPRFDWDTIYS, from the coding sequence ATGGCGACAATTTCTCCATCGCCTCCTCCTCCTTCCTTTGACGATTTCACATGGTACGGAAACATCCAGTACCTTCTCAATATCTCCGCCATTGGAGCTCTTTCTTGCCTCGGTATCTTCCTTCTCGTCAAGCTTCGCAGCGATCATCGCCGCATCCCCGgacctttctctctcttctcgaAGCTTCTAGCAGTTTGGCATGCTACTGCTAAAGAGATCGCCCTACATTGTGGTGCTGATGCTGCGCAATTCCTCGTCATTGAAGGTGGTACTTTCGCTACCCTTTCTGCAACTTCTTTAATTGCACTTTGTGCTGTTTTGCTCAATATATATGGTGGTAGTGCTGTAATGGATGATGTTTTTACTAAAACTACAATTACTCACATCACAAAaggttcattttttttatgggtTCATTTTGTTTTCATGGTTGGTATTGTTTATTTGGTGCATAAAGGTGTTTTTAAGATTGAAGAATGGTTGAAATTTACTAGATTTAGAGATGGATTTGGAAATCCTAGTGACCCTAGTGCAATTTCTAGTGCAATTTATACTATTATGGTTCAAGGTGTGCCCAAGAGTTTAGCTAATGATAAGACTCCTTTTGAAGAGTATTTTCAGTACAAGTATCCTGGCAAAGTCTTTAAGGTGATTGTTCCTATGGATTTGTCTAAGTTAGATGATTTGGTGGAGGATTTGGTCAAGGTTAGGGATGAGATTTCGAAGTTGGTAGCGAAAATGGATGCAAGTTTTGTGTATGATGATGGTGAAGATGGGGGATATTTAGGAGATTACTCTGAGGGTGGGAATGGTGTTTGGGGGAAGGTGAGGCAGTTGTGGGGCCAGGTTTGTGATAGATTTAATCTCACTGATGAGAAAAGGCTGAGGAGATTGCAGGAGTTGAGAGCTGATCTTGAGATGCAAGTGGCTGAATATAAGGAGGGACGAGGGCAAGGAGCTGGCGTTGCTTTCGTGATTTTTAAGGATGTGTATACAGCGAATAAGGCTGTTCAGGATTTAAGGGTGGAGAAACGAATGAGGATTGGGAGGTTTTTCTCTCTAACCGAGTTGCAATTGGAAAGGAATCAATGGAGAGTGGAACGAGCACCATTGGCAACTGACATTTATTGGAACCATTTAGGTTCGACAAAGCTATCATTGAAGTTGCGGAGAGTTTTTGTTAACACCCTTTTACTATTGATGCTGTTGTTCTTCAGCTCCCCTTTAGCAGTAATAACTGCTTTACATAGTGCAGGAAGGATTATTAATGCACAAGCCATGGATAGTGCTCAATCATGGTTTTCATGGTTGCAAAGCTCGAGTTGGATTGCAGCAATAGTTTTTCAGTTCTTGCCCAATGTACTTGTGTTTGTGAGTATGTATATACTCATCCCTGCCGCTCTGTCTTACCTCTCTAAATTTGAAAAACACCTTACTGTTTCCGGGGAACAAAGGGCAGCTCTAATAAAAATGGTTTGCTTCTTTTTGGTAAACCTTATAGTCTTAAGGGGTTTGGTTGAATCCTCTCTTGAGAGCACTATCTTGAGTATGGGGCGCTGTTATTTGGATGGCGAAGATTGCAAGAGGATAGAGCAGTATATGAGCGCCTCCTTTTTGGCAAAATCATGCGTGTCTTCTCTTGCGTTTCTGATTACTTGCACTTTCTTGGGCATATCATTTGATTTACTTGCCCCAATACCATGGATAAAGAGGAATTTGCAGAAATTCCGTAAGAATGATATGCTTCAATTAGTGCCTGAACAGACCGAAGACTTTCCACTCGAGAGTGAAGGATTTGATACCCTTCGTAGACCTTTGATATCTGAAGAAGCTTTCGAGCCTGCCATTAGAAATGGTGGAAGGTTGAATGTAATCGACTTACAAGGACACGATCTATCTGAGTATCCAGTTAGCAGAGCTTCACCAGTCCCCAAGCAAAAGTTCGACTTTGCACTATATTATGCATTTAACCTCACAATATTTGCCCTTACAATGATCTATTCCTCATTTGCACCCCTTGTGGTTCCCGTTGGTGCTGTATACTTTGGATACAGATACATGGTTGACAAGTACAACTTCTTATTTGTGTACCGAGTTCGGGGATTTCCCGCAGGCAACGATGGAAAATTAATGGATATCGTTTTGTCAATTATGCGTTTCTGTGTGGACCTTTATCTGATCTCGATGCTTATCTTTTTTTCGATCCATGGAGATTTGTTGAAATTACAAGCTATATTCACTTTAGGTGTATTAGTGATCTATAAATTGTTGCCTTCAGGTAGTGATGGTTTTCAACCAGCTATCTTGCAAGGTGTGCAGACTGTTGATCGTGTCTTCGAAGGGCCAATCGATTATGAGGTCTTCTCACAGCCTCGGTTCGATTGGGACACGATTTATAGTTAA